The Megalobrama amblycephala isolate DHTTF-2021 linkage group LG10, ASM1881202v1, whole genome shotgun sequence DNA segment aacaaggaaataatttttcctttttttttttttttttgcagtgtagtgAACTACTGTTTTGAGAAGGTAGTTCATAGTTTTATAGCTtcttccccaacactgtttcAGTGTTTTTCTGTACCTTCATCAGTGTCTCTCTGTCATGCACAAGCTGCAAAATGTAATGCTGGGTGAAGGCCATTTAGACTAAAAGTTTAGACGCCAACATTCAGAAAAAGTAAATTCATTCAGCCAGAGTACACGAGCGGCAGAGGATAGAGTCGGCACACGTCTCGAGTGTGTTTGCAATCACATCGGACATACTTTGTTCTCAGGAATGGGAATTTTGACGAACGAGCTCCGTTCATTGGGATGCTCCTCTGTTTTAGGTGGGACGGTTCCAGCCACGGGGATCCGTGCGGCGATGGCGGACATCTCCCCTGTGTTGCTCTCATTAGTCATGCCAGCGCGTTCGGTGGTCTGATTGATGTTACCCTCGACGATGGTGACATCACTGCAGCTCAAGAGCTGAACCAGACACTTCCGGAACTGAGGAGATCACAAGGAACAATGAATGGATTATACTGTAGtcaaacatgaaaacaaaaatggacaattcttgtttttttttatggaatattgcaatgTATGATTTATCGGTGCACATCATTTCAAATTCATGTGTCTCgaaatcttgaatcagaataactatcattgacatctcttctctgatgacgagggcggggaaagctgtcactcacatgagatccaccaatagaaaaccacaaccatccaatcaattccacaCTGACAAAATCAATCAACATTTGTTCTCGTtccagaagccatttcacttggaTGTACGGTACAatatagggaagaaaagacaagTGCAACTTCCgattcatgccaactttaaacaTTTTAACTCTCATCTGAGCTAGAAAACATACTTGAAATGAATTTTACCTCCACTGAACATCAGCAAAACTCAAGATTTGGGTTAAAGTTGTAAGTAATGTCCTCAaggaaatgtgtttttggttcCAAAGTGAATTACAAAAAGATTTTAAGACAAGACACTacaggtgaatagggtaaaaattTAACTAATAGATGTCTCTGTACTGATTAATCATAGTACATTAACTCAATTGTTTTCTATTACAACTTTtctaatatgtttaaaaaatctaattatgCACTATCTAGTTAAATATGTAGTTATTTGGATGCATTTCCAGAACATAAATCTGAACATTGGATGAAGTCAGGTTCAAAATTCTTGTTTGATTTAGTTGACAGAgttaaaggtttttacagaggggattttcagtttctctttttatcactccataaatcagaaaatactgtcagaaaaaaatacattgacACCATATTTTAGGAACAGAATTTTACATAAATCAAtgtgaatgatatatgaacaaacccctcagtaaaaaccttcagaatatggaaaaaaaaacctcatttagagaaaacagcctttaaagatatgtattatatttgaaatctacagatgcaaacagataaagtacaataaaataaacatatgtatatttttcacattttctttcCTCTAGTGATAAAGAAAATGTTAGGAAGCAAAACAGAAAAATTGAccagtgcattaaaaaaaaaaaaaaatcaatggtttTCCCTGTAATGTCTTGCCTTAAATTAACAACCAAATATTGAGAGTTACGTCCCACTGCTCAGACTGaagttaagtggatttactaaTGCAATCAGGCTACTAAACGAGCAGTGAAATCGAGTGTCAGTTGACGTGGCGCTTTGCAGCTGACGGCTGTAACTGTGTGCAACATGCTGTACAATTAGTCAATCATGATGAGGTCATAATTGCACAGTAATCATTAATTGTTTCCACATCGCCTGTGGCGCACATCGCCCTTCTCATTCTTCATTAGTCCCTAGTCATTAAACTACAGAGTCCGATAGACACTAATTAGTTTGTGACCTAAAGTCACCTGTTTGTCTCTTCAGTTCTAAGAATGAAGCTTCACCACAGTTTTTAACCATCCTGGCTGTAGTTTCAAAATCTGAATTTTATCATtcaattcaataaaaaaattatactgcgcataaattatgttcttcagtgtttttatcttgttttccagcacaacaaagtatctaaaaattcttaaatcacgATATATTTTTGGTGAAGCAAAATGACAGAAAGATGTATCACaatttaagtgagtttttgcttaaaactgTAAGAAATATCTGCTAATAGGGTAAGAATATTAAGTTTGAATTAAGTTCATTTTTCTAACCCCACTGgatgatattttttaattttaagcataaactcacaTAATGTTGATATATTTCTCAGAAAACAAGACCTAATATCTTAACTTCTCAattaaatgcatcttgatttaagaatgtttatatatatggcaagccgttttgacttttattcacatctcaggatatgaattcttgatatcaacaattcaattattgatatcaacaattcaattgttgatatcaacaattcagttgttgatatcaggaattacatttccactagtaacaatgttaattcttgacatcaacatttgaatttccactagtaaaaagaattcttgatatctgtaattgtattttcactagtgaaatgtcaccataggctgccattcaaattcaattgatatcaagaactgatttcttactagttgaaattccaatttcacatatcagaaatacaattcttactacTGAAAATcgtaatttttgatatcaataattacattgctactagtaaaatgcaaatttttgatatcaagaattcaattgtcactagttgaaatgtcagttcttgatatcaacaattgaattgctactagtaaaaatgttcatttttgatatctgaaaatgtatttctgatatcaatataatttcagatatctaaaatggctttcttactagtaacaatcacattcatgatatcagaaactaacattgtcactagtgaaaatcaaattcttgatatcaaaaattaatagttttactAGTACCAATTccatttttgatatcaagaacacatttcaactagtgacaactgaattattgatatcaaaaattattatttttactagtaagaattgtatttctgatatgtgaaattggaatttcaactagtaagaaatcaattcttgatatcaacaattgaatttgaatggcagcctatggtgacatttcactagtgaaaatacgattacagatatcaagaattctagttattactagtggaaatataattcttgatatcaaattagcattttaactagtgaaaattcaattgttgatatcaaaaattaactttactagtggaaatgtaattcctgatatcaagaattagcattttaactagtgaaaattcaactgttgatatcaagaattcatatcctgagaatgaataaaagtcaaaacggcttgccatatatatatttgtactgGAGAACAGGACAAAAGGAAGAAAATATGGTAACattttacttgaaggggtgtgcaagactgacatgacaccttcataatcatgacatgacacgtgtcatgaatatgaaggaggttttatgaatgtttatgacaactgtcattaagtgtcattcactcaattatgtcatttttaatgcaaagatgacattgtttgagatgtccgagttatgacaacttgacataaaccaacacatcgtaacctgtcagtgtctttgtcatgacaacttgacatcatttagctttatgggttaacattacattaaactgtcatgtcgctggttttgacattggctgtcatgaggccattataatagtgtcatgaatatgtatcttgagctcaagtacagtggtacaaattgaacttgtcattaaaatgtcattaagtgacaaaactctgacaaataattttataacagcgtcatgactatttttcatttcatgtttttttttgtttttgttttttgtttttttaagtttcctccaacagaaggtcagataatagacaattccaaatttcgtaaaaaaatgacactgttataaaataatggtaacactttattttagggtcttttaactagttgcttattactattagcattcatatggctaaaatattggctgtttattagtacttataaagcacatattaatgccttattctgcatgaccatattctacattcttaatcctacccaatacctaaacctaacaattaactataataagcagtaaattaagagtttattgagggaaaagtcatagttaatcgtttatatatgtgttctctatactgaagtgttaccaaaataatgtaatgtaatgttaacccataaagctaagtagttttttaagtttgataattaatctgctatgtcatgtttatgacaggttatgatgttttgctaatgtcacgttgtcatgacaaagacactgacaggttatgatgtattggtttatgtcaagttgtcgtaacaaagacatctcaaacaatgtcatctttgcattaaaaatgacataattgagcgaatgacatttaatgacagttgtcataaacatgcataaaacctccttcatattcatgacacgtgtcatgtcaagattatgaaggtgtcatgtcagtcttatgcacaccccttcaagtaaagtgttaccgaaaatatttttttaaagggaacctattatgccccttttcacaagatgtaatataagtctctggtgtccccagaatgtgtctgaagtttcagctcaaaatcccccacagatcatttgtcaaatttgcccctttTTGGGGGTGAGttaaaacacaccgtttttgtgtgtgtccctttaaatgcaaatgagctgctgctcccggccccctttccagaagagggcggagctttaacagctcaacaacaacaaagctggagaatctcacgcagccaaaatgacgaaagtgttcagccttacattgttcaaaccggagtcgacactgatggagagactcaggaagaagttgcaacttttagaatgaaactggacgtttctgaatggttagtggataaatgtatgtagttgctgtggagttgattcaactcatccattagcatgtgccgtcatgttcatcttttgtgcaaaacccatTCGGATGCCAGCTATACGTAGCATACCTGTTCAACTTACAGGCTATCCAAGCTAGcgagactctaaatagtgttcagCGCTCGTCTATGCAGCCaacgacagaacagttagcatgctttgctccaACTTTTGCCATGTCGTTAGAACTGGTACACCGTTGTCGCTTGCAAAAACGAAATGATGGCACTGTGGAtggaaacgtgcagattaagatccccttcctacgtcaCTAGGGAAGCTCATTTGTTGGGCTCCTTGTTTttacatgcttgcagagaaaggcttacaaaaacaaagtttctgggttgtcctttttcaagttttctgggttggtagatgcatcGGGGAACCGATTATAGCATTTAAACACGGAAAAGGTCAGactttcatgatatgtcccctttaagtgAAGAATATTTGTAGACTTTGGTGCCTTTGTCAATGGTGTTTTAGTAATTACTTTTGTGCATTACTAATACTGCATTCTCAAAAAGATCTATTACCTACTTTTTTACACCTACATTCATTTGTAACCCGTTGAAGAACTGAATCAAACTGACGGAGCAGCTGCCTCAAATCAGATTCATCTGATGATTGACATGTTATTTATCTAACAGACAACCGTCACTGTGACAAAAATCACGAGCAAGCATGCATGTTGTGTTGTCGTGCACATTTTTCTGCAGGTTTCTGAATTGGAGCACTATTCATATATCGAGTGTGGACAGCATCCAGAAGTCACCGTTTGAATGGAGGAAACCAGCGGCTAAACTGACAGCTCCAGCTCAGCAGGATGACGGAAAGACGTGGCGCTGCCAAACACTGTTTACGTCCTATAACCTCCACAGCTGCTCAATAATTCAACATCTTCTCCTTTGGGGTGCGCCGGTTTGATCCACACTGCAggtatttctttattttttatttcggTGATATAAGTCAAATGTGTCAACTCTAGAGAAGCGGTCTCATCCCACCATGACAGCTTTAGGATTTTTCTAAATCCATAAACTATGTCCTGTGCACTTCTCAAACACAGTATGGGAAAGCAACCTCAATCCTAAATGGAAACGTCTGGCTTGTGTAAGGACTTTTCTGCTTATTTCTGTCAGGCGATTCCTTCAAGGTCTTTCAGCTACATTAACCTATTTACTTGTAACTGGGACGCGGGAAACATTCTTGCTGTGCCTTGAGATCTTCATGCAATATTATGCCTAAGAGCAAAATTTAAGTACAAGCATCACAATTTGGCAAAATGCAACGGTATCCATCTTGATTGAATGCTTTGACTGGTGCcaaagtcaagtcacatttatttcaaCTCAGCATGCCTCAAGGAATCCATGGAGACCATCCTCATGATTTTAGGACAAGgcattcaaaagttataagcaaaaataaccatCTTTCCTATCTtggcaccagtaggtggcactgtgacCATACTATGCATGTACCCCCCAAGTAATCCTGTAATGATATAtaccaagtttggtgtcaatacaCCAAATCATTGCAACGATACAGCATCAAATCCATTTTGGTGCGCTCACCGTCAGATTCATTGATGTGCCATACAAGAACGGACTAGGCCatcaaaaatgtttcaaaaactttttgcCCGGAGTTTGAGTAGATGCTACATACCACATTTCATGCAAATTGGGATAAACGCTCTAGGAGGAAATAGAAAAATTCAAAATGACGGAAAAATTTTCAAGCTggaaatgacgtcatagggtgcattcAAATCAGCAATTcaggaattttgtttctaggACTTGCAAAGACTTGATGGAAAGGACTTGATGTTGCAAAGTTTTAtagtcattattcagctcaattcgGTTCTAGTTTTGTTCTAATCTGACATTGTTAGTGCAGATAAATCAATTATATTAATACAcattaattgtatttaaaaaaaaaaacaaaacaaaacaaatccagTTACTGGTAGAAATActgaaaatgcacaaaaagtCTAATGTTGATGTAATATCACCGAAATCAACATTAAAGTCAGATGTTTTAAGCACCTTTACCCATCGTCTGACTTTCAAAGGAAGCAGAGTTGTGTTTCGGTTCATAAGCTTCTCTTGTGATCAAAAGATCAAGTTTATTTCTTTAGACGTTTGAACTGCTTTATTAAATGACGCATTTATTTATAGAGCTTTGAGAGAGAAGAAGGTGTTTTCAGGGCAAGTCAATTCAGATTAAACATCCTGCGCTCGCTTCACGCTGCATTTTACTTGTCATTTATTGATGATCCATTTATTATTTAAGATGAAGCTGACAACTAACTACACCAATCAAAGGGTGAGTTTGTGTAGCGCTGTCACTCTCGTCTCTTCTGATGTTCTAATAATatatgatgatgaagatggaTCAACCGCACGTGACTACTGCCTATTCAGTTGTGTTTGCAAAAACAAACCGCTGGAAAATGTGTGGATAAAACTCAGAGCTGATAATCAGAAGTTGCGGGTTTGATTCCCGTAAGATACAAGCTCAGGGTGATCTGGGGTTCATTTACGACACTCATTCTCCTTTAAATAGCAAATAGTCAAGATTTATGAGATTGAATGTGTCATTTAGCTGAGAGTTTCAGCTAAAGTAGTAACTCTCCAGCACTTTTAAAAATCAtgaggtcatgggtttgattcccatccaatgcatgaactgataacATGTATACCTTAAATGCAAAGTTGCTTTGGAgcaaatgcatgaatgtaaatATCACCTGTTTGTTCATGAACACATAGATGATGGGGTTGTAGACGGCCGCTGTTTTGGAGAAGAACGCCGGAGCGGCTGCCAGTCGAGGATCCAGGTGAATGCTGGGATGGGCCGTAACCACAATGGAGAAGGCAGCGTACGGAGTCCAGGCCACCATGAAGGCCACGATCATCACAACCACCATACGGGTCACCTGACGCTCCGGTTTCCTGGCATTACCCAGCCTGCCGTGAGAGTTGGACACCTGCACGGATACATGTAATGTGTGTTGACAAAATAATTAGTATCATGGCTATGTTTGATGATGGTAACAGATATcaagtcagctttatttctacAGCGCTTTATACGATACAGACAaagtattaatatatatttaaggaaataaactcttaatgcatcgtgtttccttctggagcatcagtgaatgtttgaaccttttttaatagttgtgtttgagtccctcagttgtcctcagtgtgaaaagacggatctcaaaatcatactgCTGGAAatggttcaaatatgcaaaagatgctggaaaatcaaggaatctgcaggatctggaggatttttctgaagaatattGGGTAGTTTAACTGctcgtggatcatccaggtgaccacacacagtactgagaatcaagggttcacaaTCTTTTGaatcttttatgtaaaacatcttactcaggacagtgctaaataaaaaataacatgcattttgtatgatctctcttattttgttacaatttttcacattttcacagattcggcAGTGTGTATAAATAACCCAGCTAACAAGAACGTTTTGCtaaagttttgaaaacattatttctgaatgttccctgaatgtTCAAAAGTCCAGTTTTTTGAATGTTTGGTTATATGAAATTATGGGAACATTCCAttcatcattcttcaaacattatgggaacgttacttttgaatgttctcggaacattctgaaacaagtagtaacataaaaaatgttagatgaacgtcaaacattacagaaaaaaacactcaatgactgatgtataaataatgtttttgttctaacattttgagaacattattaagaCTTGAATGAACGTTCTATTAATGTTAACGTTTGTTtgtaactttgagagaaccttgtcaaagcgttctgagaacattccctgttCTGCTGTGTTCTGAATGTTCTGTAAATAGTATGTAGTATCAACACTGTGTCAGTGATCAGTCTGCTGTAATGACAGTAAGAAAGCACACTGGGATCATTAGGATTCAGTGACTCACACATCTGGGCGTCTAATGAGCCGCTGAGCTCCAGATGTTGTGGAGCGACTGACCTTTCTCAGCTTCCTGATCAGTTTGCAGTAACAGACGACGATCACTCCCAATGGAAGAATGAAGCAGGTGGTGAAGAAAGTAATGATGAAGGTGTGGTCGTGGAAGTTTCCCGAATACCTGCAGCGGGACAAAATCAGTGAGTAAATCAAAGGTCTGATTAAGAGAAAGCTTTCTTTTCTATCCttcatttttgtatattttgtatatacatatatgtattcTAGTGTTTGAACGTGCAAAAGTTTTCGCCCCAATGCCAAGCTGTTGCAAATGGTCACTTGATGTTCTGAGTTGTCTTGGTTTCATGATTTGAAGTAttatttatggaagcttgtttccgccatggaatacaaatataaaaatgcaactgttgcgactttttatctcacaattgcgagaaaaagtcagaactgagaGTTTTGTCTCTGACTTTTGtctcaattgcaagttataaagtatgaattgcaattttgagaaaaaaataattgtgagatataaactttttctcacatttgtgagtttctcacaatttagactttttctcagaattttgacAGTTGCAAGAAAAGCAATTAatagttataaagtctgaattacaTGATGGTGATTTAAACTAACTCCTCACAGTAAGTAATTCCTGCACGTTTGTTGGACATAAataactatggaagcttgtttccaccactaaataaataaataaaaggtaattgcgactttttatctcacaattctgactttttttctcgcaattgcgagtttgcatctcacaattctgacttttttctcaaaaaaaattgcaattgcaAATTAAAAAGTCAGCATTGTATGatataaagaattgcaaagtataaagttacaattctgacttttttatcatgcaattctgaatttataactcgaattctgaattttttctctgaattgtatacggaagaggattagggccaagcaataataaaaaaataaaaccatctcgagattaaagttgttaaatttcgagaaaaaacttgttacatttcgagaaaaaatttgagataaaatgttgataataaactcgttaaattacgagaaaaaactcgttaaatttcgagaaagattcgagataaaatgttgataataaactcgttaaattacgagaataaactcgttaaattacgagaaaaaactcgttaaatttcgagaaaaagtcgagataaaatgttgatgataaactcgttaaattacgagaaaaaactcgttaaatttcgagaaagattcgagataaaatgttgataataaactcgttaaattacgagaataaactcgttaaatttcgagaaagattcgagataaaatgttgataataaactcgttaaattacgagaataaactcgttaaattacgagaaaaaactcgttaaatttcgagaaagattcgagataaaatgttgataataaactcgttaaattacgagaaaaaactcgttaaatttcgagaaaaagtcgagataaaatgttgagaataaactcgttaaattacgagaaaaaaactcattaaatttcgagaaaaaagtcgagataaaatgttgagaataaagtcattaaattatgagaaaaaagttgttaaattacgagaacaaattcgctaaattacgaatttgttctcataatttaacgacttttttctcataatttaatgactttttcctcataatttaatgactttattctcaacattttatctcgtcttttttctcgaaatttaatgagtttattttcaactttttatttcaacttttttctcgaaatgtaactagttttttctcgaaatttaacaactttaatctcgagatgtttttttttttttattattgcttggccctaatcctcttccgtagaattgcgagatataaacacaattgtgagttataaagtcagaattgcattatataaacttgcaattgtaagaaaaaagtcagaattttgagatataaactcataattgtgagttataaagtcagagaaaaaaatctgaattgtgagatttttttttaggtcTAACTTTTTagttctaattttttttttttttttttttaagtaggtctaattgtgactttttatgttAATGCACATCCCATTGTGAATATGAAAGTCCGAGTCTAATGCAAAGCAAAATGCAGAAAGTCTGAGTATAAAGAAGAAGGGGGTCAAAATAATTATGAGCCAGTGACAGAAGGAGGGACAAACAAAACCTGCTAGTTACACATTATAACTGGAGGTCATTTACCCACCGTTCACAAAACACTAGCATGGTTGCTATTTACAATGTCTACATGAATACATGAACACACTCCAGGTGTTTAAACTTCTGAAATGATACCCTGATGTGCCAGTTAACTGGgatattttcattttctcatGATTGTGCAAGTCTTAATTATGTTCACTCTtagaaaaaaggtacaaaagttGTCATTGCGAAGGTACTCTTTcaaaaggtactaatatgtacatTTAAGGTATGCCTATTTACTGTATGTAAACACATTTCAGATACTAATATGtacagtgacagcttttgtacatgagaatgtataatatatttacTTGACATGCCAAAACTAGCCACATGCAGACTGATGTGTAACATGACATTTGTATTTCTGACCAGAACAATAAAAATGCTAAAACTGTGGATTTTTATCTTTTCATGGCCTATTTTTCAATAACTAACTTGTCTTGACAGAAATGACAAAGGTAAAATGGAGTATGGACAAATAGAAATCCTGGTGAGTATATGGCCAAAATGAATTAGCATGTCAGAAAATTGCTGGCATTCATTGATAAAAGGACCAATTAGTAGAGAAGAGACAATAAATGAGATGGTTAATTAGCCTCCTGTTTAGGCTTTAAAGAGGAGGAAATGCTCTCTTGGGTGAAAGTTTGACAAGCACCATCCATTAAACTCATCCCACATTGTGGCGTCCCTggtttgaaaatgaaaagattttaaacaattttagaAGATGTGCTTATGAAGATTGAAAGTGTCCTCTCTGAAACAAGCTTGAaagattttaaagaaattctGGCCACAACAAAATGATAATAATGACCCATAATGGTCCATTCACACAATAGACGGTGATGATGTGACTGAAATAACTTTGCCATGTGTAAATACCAGTCTCTAGTAAGACAGTGATATGAACTTATGAAGTGATATGAGCAAAAAAGTTGTTTAATTTTATGGAAATGAGCAGAAGTGCAATGCAGCAACTAACAAACGCCTACTAACTACCAACTATACAGCGAACTGCTGACCTCCAGTGATATAATCGCTGAAGAACAAGCCTTTTTTTAACTAACATACACtagaaaaatgcttaaaacagtGGCGAGGCCAGAAATGTTAAAGTGAGCGGACCTTGGTGAAATAGAGTGGACTTCAATGCCTACTCTCAAATTGTATCATTTTACTATACATGTGATAAAAATTATTTGACAGTTAAGATTAgttaaatatgatttattgTCAGCCCACAGTTTCATGAAAACAGCTAAATctattcataaataaaataaagaatagaGACTAGTGTGTAATTTTCTCTTTTAGAGGGAAAAACTGCTCATAACTGCTGGTCTAGGATCAGTTTCTCACTAATAGCATACTGGCGATTTGGCAAATGATCCAGTGCGTATCTGTGTTTGTGCTCTGGAGAacgtcaaaggtttctatttacaacttttttgcagtgttgagcaatgtagccaatcacagccaTATATGTT contains these protein-coding regions:
- the valopa gene encoding vertebrate ancient long opsin a; this translates as MESFAVSVNGVSHTEDPFSGPLTFIAPWNYKVLAALMFVVTVVSLCENFTVMLVTFRYTQLRQPLNYIIVNLSLADFLVSLTGGTISFLTNYHGYFFLGKWACVLEGFAVTFFGIVALWSLAVLAFERFFVICRPLGNIRLRGKHAALGLLFVWTFSFIWTIPPVLGWSSYTVSKIGTTCEPNWYSGNFHDHTFIITFFTTCFILPLGVIVVCYCKLIRKLRKVSNSHGRLGNARKPERQVTRMVVVMIVAFMVAWTPYAAFSIVVTAHPSIHLDPRLAAAPAFFSKTAAVYNPIIYVFMNKQFRKCLVQLLSCSDVTIVEGNINQTTERAGMTNESNTGEMSAIAARIPVAGTVPPKTEEHPNERSSFVKIPIPENKVCPM